A genome region from Streptomyces sp. NBC_01296 includes the following:
- a CDS encoding 1-aminocyclopropane-1-carboxylate deaminase/D-cysteine desulfhydrase: protein MNRSPDPAAVLQPRPPSPLLEVRDERFGQYGVRLLLKRDDLVHPELPGNKWRKLAPNLRAAVEGGFPCVVTFGGAYSNHLRATAAAGRLLGMPTVGIVRGDELAGRPLNDSLARCAADGMRLHFVTRSEYRRKAEPEALARVLAGAGATGSYVVPEGGSNALALQGCAELGRELRGMSDVVAVACGTGGTLAGLAAGLAPGQRALGVPVLAGEFLGAEIRSLQQAAFGGPAGLWSLAEGFHHGGYARVPAVLDEFAAEFEERHGFAVERIYVAKLLWALAALTESGAFPPGTTLTAVVTGRP from the coding sequence GTGAACCGCTCCCCCGACCCCGCCGCCGTCCTGCAGCCCCGGCCGCCCTCGCCGCTGCTGGAGGTGCGTGACGAGCGGTTCGGGCAGTACGGGGTACGGCTGCTGCTGAAGCGGGACGACCTCGTGCATCCCGAGCTGCCCGGCAACAAGTGGCGCAAGCTCGCGCCGAATCTGCGGGCCGCCGTCGAGGGGGGCTTCCCCTGCGTGGTGACCTTCGGCGGGGCCTACTCGAACCACCTGCGGGCCACCGCGGCGGCCGGGCGGCTGCTCGGGATGCCGACCGTCGGGATCGTCCGCGGGGACGAGCTCGCCGGCCGGCCCCTCAACGACTCCCTGGCCCGGTGCGCGGCGGACGGGATGCGGCTGCACTTCGTCACGCGCTCGGAGTACCGCCGCAAGGCCGAGCCCGAGGCGCTGGCCCGGGTACTGGCGGGGGCCGGCGCGACCGGCTCGTACGTCGTCCCCGAGGGCGGCAGCAACGCCCTCGCCCTGCAGGGGTGCGCGGAGCTCGGGCGGGAGCTGCGCGGCATGTCCGACGTGGTCGCGGTGGCCTGCGGTACGGGCGGCACCCTGGCCGGCCTGGCGGCGGGCCTGGCCCCCGGCCAGCGGGCGCTGGGCGTCCCCGTCCTGGCGGGTGAGTTCCTGGGGGCGGAGATACGTTCCCTCCAGCAGGCGGCCTTCGGGGGCCCGGCCGGGCTCTGGAGCCTGGCGGAGGGCTTCCACCACGGCGGCTACGCCCGCGTCCCCGCGGTACTGGACGAGTTCGCCGCCGAGTTCGAGGAGCGGCACGGGTTTGCGGTGGAGCGGATCTACGTGGCCAAGCTGCTGTGGGCCCTCGCGGCCCTCACGGAGTCGGGCGCCTTCCCGCCGGGCACGACCCTGACCGCCGTCGTCACCGGCCGCCCGTGA